In Nitrosococcus oceani ATCC 19707, the following proteins share a genomic window:
- a CDS encoding HDOD domain-containing protein, translating to MVQLEQFCTEILEDLANNQLVLPTLPEVALKIREVVDDPNTSAADVAKIIVTDTALSVRLIKIANSPLYRGRHPINNVQTALARLGTALVRNLVTSLVMEQIFQATSESLDWRMRKLWEQSTQIATIAYVLAGQKNKLKPDEALLAGLIHQVGLLPILLRAEDMPELLENEAALDEIMTQLSSTLGKAILESWRFPPELVAVTAEHNDLQRNPKPEPDLVDVVIVAKLQSNLSTIESYKDWHTIPAFAKLGFSTDISVIDLEGNEAEVHEVRTMLAT from the coding sequence GTGGTACAATTGGAGCAATTTTGCACCGAAATCCTTGAAGATCTGGCCAATAATCAATTGGTATTACCTACCTTGCCCGAGGTTGCGCTCAAGATTCGGGAAGTGGTTGATGATCCGAACACATCGGCTGCCGACGTCGCAAAAATCATTGTCACCGATACCGCTCTCTCCGTACGCCTGATTAAAATCGCTAACAGCCCCCTCTACCGTGGCCGCCATCCCATTAATAACGTCCAAACAGCCTTGGCCCGCCTAGGCACTGCCTTGGTGCGTAACCTCGTTACCAGCCTGGTAATGGAGCAAATATTCCAAGCAACCTCCGAATCCTTAGATTGGCGCATGCGCAAGCTTTGGGAGCAAAGCACCCAAATAGCTACGATCGCCTATGTACTCGCCGGTCAGAAGAATAAGCTTAAACCTGACGAAGCATTGCTTGCAGGGCTTATTCATCAAGTCGGCCTACTCCCTATTCTCCTGCGTGCTGAAGATATGCCGGAATTGCTAGAGAACGAAGCGGCGCTAGATGAAATTATGACACAACTTTCTAGTACTCTTGGTAAAGCCATCCTAGAAAGCTGGCGCTTTCCACCAGAGCTTGTAGCTGTTACCGCCGAACATAACGATCTGCAGCGCAATCCAAAACCAGAACCGGACTTAGTAGATGTGGTTATTGTAGCGAAATTGCAAAGTAACCTTAGCACCATCGAATCTTATAAAGACTGGCACACCATACCCGCTTTTGCCAAACTAGGCTTTAGCACGGATATTAGCGTGATTGATCTAGAAGGAAACGAAGCCGAAGTCCATGAAGTCAGAACAATGCTTGCTACCTGA
- the alaC gene encoding alanine transaminase, protein MIKEFPRIQRLPPYVFNIVNELKAKARARGEDIIDFGMGNPDQPTPKHIVDKLVEAAQRPDTHRYSVSRGIPRLRRAICQWYRKRYNITLDPESEAIVTIGSKEGLAHLALATLGPGDAVLVPNPAYPIHPYGVVIAGADIRHVPLVSGVDFFAELEKAIKDTWPRPKMLVLNFPANPTGQCVDLSFFEQVIGVAREHEIWVVHDLAYAEIVFDDYVAPSILQVPGAKDIAVEFYSLSKTYSMPGWRVGFMCGNPALIAALTRMKSYLDYGMFTPIQVAAITALESSQDCVKVICEAYRRRRDVLCQGLAATGWQVELPKATMFVWAPIPEPFRHLGSLEFSKKLLNEAKVAVSPGVGFGTYGDDYVRFSLIENEHRTRQAIRGIRQMFRQAQ, encoded by the coding sequence TTGATTAAGGAATTTCCACGCATTCAACGCCTCCCCCCTTATGTCTTTAATATCGTCAACGAGCTAAAGGCGAAGGCTCGAGCTCGGGGAGAAGATATTATCGATTTTGGGATGGGCAATCCTGATCAGCCCACGCCGAAGCATATTGTGGATAAATTGGTGGAGGCTGCACAGCGCCCGGATACCCATCGTTATTCCGTCTCGCGAGGAATTCCGCGGCTGCGCCGAGCTATCTGCCAATGGTATCGGAAACGCTATAATATAACGTTAGATCCTGAAAGCGAAGCCATTGTGACTATTGGCTCTAAGGAAGGGTTGGCGCACCTGGCACTGGCTACTTTAGGGCCGGGCGATGCCGTATTAGTGCCTAATCCAGCCTATCCGATCCACCCCTATGGTGTTGTGATTGCTGGGGCCGATATACGCCATGTCCCGTTAGTATCAGGAGTGGACTTCTTTGCTGAATTAGAAAAAGCCATTAAGGATACTTGGCCTCGCCCTAAAATGTTGGTCCTCAATTTTCCTGCTAATCCCACCGGCCAGTGCGTGGATCTTTCTTTCTTTGAGCAGGTCATCGGGGTTGCTCGCGAGCACGAGATTTGGGTGGTGCATGATCTTGCGTATGCCGAGATTGTGTTTGATGATTACGTCGCACCCTCGATTTTGCAGGTGCCTGGAGCCAAGGATATTGCCGTAGAGTTTTATTCTTTGTCCAAAACTTATAGCATGCCGGGCTGGCGAGTGGGATTTATGTGCGGTAATCCGGCGCTAATTGCTGCCCTTACCCGGATGAAATCCTATTTGGATTATGGCATGTTTACGCCTATTCAAGTGGCAGCCATTACCGCCTTGGAAAGTTCTCAGGATTGTGTAAAAGTGATTTGCGAAGCTTATCGAAGGCGCCGCGACGTTTTGTGCCAGGGCCTTGCAGCTACGGGTTGGCAGGTGGAACTGCCTAAGGCTACCATGTTTGTTTGGGCGCCTATTCCAGAGCCGTTTCGCCATTTGGGGTCTTTAGAGTTTTCTAAAAAACTGCTGAACGAGGCTAAAGTAGCGGTCTCGCCTGGGGTGGGTTTTGGTACCTATGGTGACGATTATGTTCGTTTCAGTTTAATTGAGAATGAACACCGTACCCGCCAAGCTATCCGTGGGATACGGCAAATGTTTAGGCAGGCCCAGTGA
- the rnc gene encoding ribonuclease III, translating to MTDGLERLCRKLGYRFAEPALLRHAITHRSATKENNERLEFLGDSILNFLIADFLYSGFPRAQEGELSRLRATLVKGETLAELARELEIGDHLILGLGELKSGGYRRTSILADAFEAVIGAVYLDGGLEACRKLVSSLYRDRLETLTNEALLNLKDPKTRLQEYLQARQFPLPDYRVSAVSGEAHDQVFQVECTLNNTFPSVIGIGRSRRKAEQDAATRALALLLAENEDMNV from the coding sequence TTGACCGACGGTTTGGAACGGCTGTGCCGAAAATTAGGCTACAGGTTCGCAGAACCAGCCCTATTACGCCATGCGATAACCCACCGTAGCGCTACTAAGGAGAATAATGAGCGCCTGGAATTCCTGGGAGATTCTATTCTGAATTTTCTCATTGCTGACTTCCTTTATAGTGGTTTTCCTAGAGCTCAGGAAGGAGAATTAAGCCGACTTCGGGCTACATTAGTTAAAGGAGAAACTCTGGCGGAGTTAGCCCGGGAGCTTGAAATTGGAGATCATTTGATCCTCGGTCTGGGTGAATTAAAAAGTGGTGGCTATCGTCGTACCTCCATACTTGCAGACGCCTTTGAGGCGGTGATAGGCGCTGTTTACCTAGATGGGGGATTAGAGGCTTGTCGTAAGTTGGTGAGTTCTCTTTATCGGGATCGGCTAGAGACACTTACCAATGAAGCTCTCCTTAATCTCAAGGATCCCAAGACCCGTCTCCAAGAGTATCTGCAGGCCCGGCAGTTTCCCCTGCCCGATTATCGGGTAAGCGCGGTGAGCGGGGAAGCCCATGATCAAGTTTTCCAGGTCGAATGCACCCTCAATAACACCTTTCCTTCAGTAATAGGTATTGGCCGCAGTCGCCGTAAGGCTGAACAGGATGCAGCAACTCGGGCTTTGGCTCTGTTGCTAGCGGAAAATGAGGATATGAATGTCTGA
- the era gene encoding GTPase Era has translation MSEMLTQEGTQGIRCGYIAIIGRPNVGKSSLLNRILGQKISITSRRPQTTRHRILGIKTLAGIQAIYVDTPGFQDKERRLMNRYLNRAIDSTLEEVDLILFVIEAFQFTKDDEWILQRLRRCAVPIVLVLNKVDRIIDKKSLLPAIATLSKKREFAAIIPVSAWKGDNVAVLESKVAELLPEGPMAYPEDQVTDRSERFLAAELIREKLTRYLGQELPYALTVFVESLEEEKNLYRIAATIYVERPGQKAIVIGKKGEGLKRIGYEARLDMERMFGSKVYLELWVKVREGWSDNERLLHHLGYADT, from the coding sequence ATGTCTGAGATGTTAACCCAAGAGGGTACGCAAGGTATTCGCTGTGGTTATATTGCCATTATTGGCCGCCCTAATGTGGGAAAGTCCAGTTTGCTCAATCGTATCCTAGGTCAAAAAATTAGTATTACTTCACGCCGGCCTCAGACCACCCGTCACCGGATTTTAGGGATCAAGACTTTGGCCGGTATCCAGGCAATTTATGTGGATACCCCTGGTTTTCAGGATAAAGAGCGTCGGCTCATGAATCGCTATCTAAATCGGGCTATAGACTCTACTCTTGAGGAAGTTGATCTGATCCTGTTCGTAATCGAAGCCTTTCAGTTCACTAAGGATGACGAATGGATCTTGCAGCGATTACGTAGGTGTGCAGTTCCCATTGTCCTTGTTCTTAATAAAGTGGACCGGATCATCGACAAAAAATCGTTGTTGCCAGCGATAGCCACGCTCTCTAAGAAAAGGGAGTTTGCTGCCATTATTCCTGTATCAGCATGGAAAGGGGATAATGTGGCAGTGTTGGAGAGCAAAGTTGCTGAATTGCTGCCAGAGGGACCGATGGCTTATCCTGAGGATCAGGTGACGGACCGTAGTGAACGCTTCCTAGCGGCGGAACTTATCCGTGAGAAACTAACCCGTTATTTGGGGCAAGAATTACCCTATGCGCTCACAGTATTTGTGGAATCCCTTGAGGAAGAAAAAAATCTTTACCGGATTGCTGCGACGATTTACGTCGAGCGTCCAGGGCAGAAAGCTATCGTGATTGGGAAGAAAGGGGAAGGCCTCAAACGTATTGGCTATGAGGCTCGTCTTGATATGGAGCGGATGTTTGGAAGTAAAGTTTATTTGGAGTTATGGGTCAAAGTTCGCGAAGGGTGGTCGGATAATGAACGTCTGCTGCATCATTTAGGTTATGCAGATACCTAG
- a CDS encoding DUF4845 domain-containing protein, giving the protein MHYRKQQGGMSFLGWILVLALLALVGLGIMRLFPLYMEYFSVKTSLESLVNQPDLHAMGKTNIRNALLRRLDINDVAHVSKENIEIIKTRRTVTVAVDYEVRTPFLGNIDLMAHFNPLIEVSSP; this is encoded by the coding sequence ATGCATTATAGAAAACAACAGGGAGGCATGAGCTTTTTAGGCTGGATTTTGGTGCTCGCTTTATTGGCTTTGGTCGGCCTGGGCATAATGCGCCTTTTTCCCCTCTATATGGAATATTTTAGTGTGAAAACATCTTTAGAATCTTTGGTTAATCAGCCCGATTTACATGCAATGGGTAAAACCAATATCCGTAATGCTTTACTGCGGCGTCTGGATATCAATGATGTTGCTCATGTTTCCAAGGAAAATATTGAAATTATTAAAACCCGCCGTACGGTAACGGTGGCTGTTGATTATGAAGTGCGCACCCCTTTTCTGGGTAATATCGACCTGATGGCCCATTTTAACCCTCTAATCGAGGTTTCTTCGCCTTGA